A stretch of the Lactuca sativa cultivar Salinas chromosome 9, Lsat_Salinas_v11, whole genome shotgun sequence genome encodes the following:
- the LOC128129226 gene encoding uncharacterized protein LOC128129226, producing MTAYELLKGRKPDISYFHVFGCMFYILNQKDQRSKVEAKVNKVFFLGYSIESKAFRVFNHPRQVIKESIHVTFEDVSFIQDRTNHHANILNEHVHSPSNSLSETIVPNIDHDLNHLYSAEDPIDAKDQSHNAGDSKHEVILNHKEPLSNDESINNNDLNHIFHHDHLESQTM from the coding sequence ATGACTGCCTATGAGCTGCTAAAAGGGAGAAAGCCTGATATATcctattttcatgtttttggatgtATGTTCtatatcttgaatcagaaggaccAACGTTCAAAAGTTGAAGCAAAAGTTAATAAAGTCTTCTTCTTGGGATATTCAATTGAATCTAAAGCCTTTAGAGTTTTCAATCATCCAAGGCAAGTCATTAAGGAATCGATACATGTTACATTTGAAGATGTGTCATTCATTCaagatcgaacaaatcatcatgCCAACATTCTTAACGAGCATGTTCATAGTCCATCTAACTCTCTTTCTGAGACAATTGTCCCAAACATTGACCATGATCTCAATCATCTCTATAGTGCTGAGGACCCAATTGATGCTAAAGATCAATCTCATAATGCTGGAGATTCAAAACATGAAGTAATTCTAAATCATAAGGAACCACTCTCTAATGATGAATCAATCAACAACAATGATTTAAATCATATATTCCATCATGATCACCTTGAATCTCAGACCATGTGA